One genomic window of Dysgonomonas mossii includes the following:
- a CDS encoding S9 family peptidase, with amino-acid sequence MKSFGSLFFLLISILFPMKSYSQEIPLSLEDLIPGGKTYSKYRAEMPRRVSWAGDKLTYVKGDSIMIAPNTEKETAQVLLTVKDINANSGLGEGESVKSLTYVQFVSATSNNLMIVSPEKIYLYDFVNKKLAGTFSSTEKMENHDLSDKSNNLAYTIENNLFVQTPDGKKYDVTTDTDKGIVNGQSVHRNEFGINKGTFWSPKGNLLAFYRMDETMVTDYPLVDVSTRIAQLKNIKYPMAGMKSHHVTVGVFNPATKETVFLKTGTPKEKYLTNISWSPDEKSVYIAEVNRGQDTCVLRSYDALTGKLQTTLFTETHPKYVEPENPVLFLKNDPNKFIWQSERDGHNHLYLYDTSGKLLKQITTGNWDVTSVLGFDEKGETIFYVSTEESPIERHIYKLTLKTGKREKLSKEEGVHNAMLSASGKYVCDIYTSQNNPGKAGVTETKTNKTYIFHTAKNPYKNLELPEITLGSLKANDNSTDLYYRIVKPLNFDPNKKYPVIVYVYGGPHSQLVDNSWLGQARGWDIYMAEKGYIVFTIDNRGTSYRGIDFENITHRRLGVIETQDQMTGVEYLKSLPYVDTDRIGVHGWSFGGFMTLNLMLRHPETFKVGVAGGPVTDWKYYEVMYGERYMDSPQVNPEGYKETSMVARAGDLKGRLMLIHGDEDPTVVMQQSLQFLNSAIKKGTHPDFFIYPGHGHNMIGRDRVHLHEHITRYFDDFLK; translated from the coding sequence ATGAAATCATTCGGTTCTCTTTTTTTCCTTCTTATAAGCATATTGTTTCCTATGAAATCTTATAGTCAAGAAATTCCTTTATCTCTCGAAGACCTTATTCCGGGAGGTAAAACGTACAGCAAGTATCGTGCCGAAATGCCTCGTCGGGTAAGTTGGGCTGGTGATAAACTTACCTACGTTAAGGGGGATTCTATCATGATAGCACCTAATACGGAAAAGGAAACAGCTCAGGTTTTACTTACAGTTAAGGATATTAATGCCAATAGTGGTTTGGGCGAAGGAGAGAGCGTTAAGAGTTTAACTTACGTTCAGTTTGTTTCTGCAACGTCAAACAATTTGATGATCGTTTCTCCCGAAAAGATCTATTTGTACGATTTTGTAAATAAGAAGTTGGCAGGAACTTTTTCTTCTACAGAAAAAATGGAGAATCACGACCTGTCAGATAAAAGTAACAATTTGGCATACACGATAGAGAATAATCTTTTTGTACAAACTCCTGACGGGAAAAAGTATGATGTCACAACCGATACTGACAAGGGTATTGTAAACGGACAATCTGTCCATAGAAATGAGTTCGGAATAAATAAAGGCACTTTTTGGTCTCCTAAAGGGAATCTTCTGGCTTTTTACCGTATGGACGAAACAATGGTGACAGATTATCCTTTGGTTGATGTTTCGACTCGTATTGCTCAACTGAAAAATATAAAATATCCGATGGCAGGAATGAAAAGCCATCATGTCACAGTCGGCGTTTTTAACCCTGCAACTAAGGAAACAGTATTCCTTAAAACAGGTACACCGAAAGAAAAATATCTTACAAATATATCTTGGAGTCCCGATGAAAAGAGTGTTTATATAGCAGAAGTAAACAGAGGCCAGGATACATGTGTGCTAAGAAGCTACGACGCTTTGACCGGAAAACTGCAGACGACATTATTTACAGAGACTCATCCGAAATATGTAGAACCAGAAAATCCTGTTCTGTTTTTGAAAAATGATCCGAATAAATTTATTTGGCAAAGTGAACGTGATGGGCACAATCATTTGTATCTGTACGATACTAGCGGTAAGTTGCTAAAACAAATCACTACGGGAAATTGGGATGTCACTTCTGTTCTCGGGTTTGACGAAAAAGGAGAAACTATATTCTACGTATCCACCGAAGAAAGCCCGATAGAAAGGCATATTTATAAGCTTACTCTGAAAACAGGGAAGAGAGAAAAACTGTCGAAAGAAGAAGGTGTGCACAATGCCATGCTGAGTGCTTCGGGAAAATACGTATGTGATATTTATACTTCACAAAACAATCCTGGTAAAGCAGGCGTTACGGAGACTAAAACAAATAAAACCTATATCTTTCATACAGCTAAGAATCCTTACAAGAATCTGGAGTTGCCTGAAATTACGTTAGGTTCGTTGAAGGCCAATGATAATAGTACTGATTTGTATTATCGCATTGTTAAGCCTCTGAACTTTGATCCGAACAAAAAATACCCTGTAATAGTTTATGTCTATGGAGGTCCGCATTCGCAATTGGTAGATAACTCATGGCTGGGTCAGGCGAGGGGTTGGGATATATATATGGCCGAAAAGGGATATATTGTTTTTACAATCGATAACAGAGGTACAAGCTATAGAGGGATAGATTTTGAGAATATCACACATCGCAGACTTGGTGTTATAGAGACTCAGGATCAGATGACAGGTGTTGAATACTTGAAATCTTTGCCTTATGTAGATACTGACAGGATAGGCGTTCATGGATGGAGTTTCGGTGGTTTTATGACTCTCAATCTGATGCTTCGTCATCCCGAGACTTTCAAGGTAGGTGTAGCCGGAGGCCCTGTTACCGACTGGAAATATTACGAAGTGATGTACGGCGAACGATATATGGATAGTCCACAGGTAAATCCTGAAGGATATAAAGAAACAAGTATGGTAGCACGTGCGGGAGATCTGAAAGGACGCTTGATGCTTATACATGGAGATGAAGACCCGACAGTAGTGATGCAGCAAAGCCTGCAATTCCTAAATTCTGCAATAAAGAAAGGAACACATCCCGACTTCTTCATCTATCCGGGGCATGGTCACAATATGATAGGGCGTGATAGAGTGCATCTGCATGAGCATATAACTCGCTATTTTGATGATTTCTTGAAATAA
- a CDS encoding GNAT family N-acetyltransferase, protein MTITRTDSSNKDFIELIPYLDAELDVMDREAHTICSQYNGVEAIKNVVLAYSEGIVVGCGAIKKYSEDTMEVKRMFVRPECRGKRIASNVLKELEAWALELGYSTCILETSCKLSDAIRLYEKSGYMQIPNYDQYENVDTSRCFCKKLK, encoded by the coding sequence ATGACAATAACCAGAACTGATTCGTCCAATAAAGATTTTATCGAGCTTATACCATATCTCGATGCGGAACTAGACGTAATGGATAGGGAGGCTCATACGATATGCAGTCAGTATAACGGTGTGGAAGCTATAAAAAATGTCGTTCTTGCTTATTCGGAAGGAATAGTTGTCGGGTGCGGAGCAATCAAAAAGTACTCGGAAGATACGATGGAAGTAAAACGAATGTTTGTAAGACCCGAGTGTCGCGGCAAAAGGATTGCTTCAAATGTCTTGAAAGAATTAGAAGCTTGGGCTTTAGAGTTGGGGTATTCTACATGCATTCTCGAAACCAGTTGTAAGCTCTCCGATGCGATAAGACTTTATGAGAAAAGCGGCTATATGCAAATACCTAATTATGATCAATATGAAAATGTTGATACTAGTCGATGTTTTTGCAAAAAGCTGAAATAA